From a region of the Lujinxingia vulgaris genome:
- a CDS encoding nucleotidyltransferase family protein codes for MATRVSAARGENHSKGGRGGPVEGGWYEGALQAMAGGVDLSKLDGRGVEQVLSRARRFGLAAPVCQRLPAVGVVVRERLRLTAQMALVREATLEVARLFGGLKCLILKGYPLASVLFGEGSLERVSADVDVLVLPGDREEACARLRLAGYVPAADEAPREWAYNQHAWRHHTTGVLVELHWAVGFPELPHLGVGRCLLEAEVVELRGVEVGVPSATWGMVQLAVHLQQHLGFARGLLDLAAYVDAFGDEATFFKEVEALARGCGVWGVVSWGLRALEVLVGRKGAFEGLERGGAVEAWARLSAESARGCLTGEAPGRWGGTVAAVMPEVGSVPAILLRAATMLVLDRPAMRLRGALYATLLGPHEAGRVLSKAGLGRWLGPG; via the coding sequence ATGGCGACAAGGGTAAGCGCAGCCAGGGGGGAAAACCATTCCAAGGGTGGGCGTGGTGGGCCGGTTGAGGGGGGCTGGTATGAGGGGGCGTTGCAGGCGATGGCCGGGGGTGTCGATCTCTCGAAGCTGGACGGGCGCGGGGTGGAGCAGGTGCTCTCGCGAGCGCGGCGTTTCGGGCTTGCGGCGCCGGTTTGCCAGCGCTTGCCGGCGGTGGGGGTGGTGGTAAGAGAGCGGCTTCGGCTTACCGCCCAGATGGCGCTGGTGCGGGAGGCGACGCTCGAAGTGGCGCGGCTTTTTGGTGGTCTTAAGTGTTTGATTTTGAAGGGGTATCCGCTTGCGTCGGTGCTCTTTGGAGAGGGCTCGCTGGAGCGGGTGAGTGCTGATGTGGATGTGCTGGTGTTGCCCGGCGATCGCGAGGAGGCCTGCGCGCGGTTGAGGCTGGCGGGGTATGTGCCGGCGGCGGATGAGGCGCCGCGGGAGTGGGCGTATAATCAGCACGCCTGGCGTCATCACACGACCGGGGTGCTGGTGGAGTTGCACTGGGCGGTGGGGTTTCCAGAACTTCCGCATCTGGGGGTGGGGCGGTGTTTGCTGGAGGCCGAGGTGGTGGAGCTGCGCGGGGTGGAGGTGGGGGTGCCGAGCGCGACCTGGGGGATGGTGCAGCTTGCGGTGCATCTGCAGCAGCATCTGGGCTTTGCCCGGGGGCTGCTCGATCTGGCGGCGTATGTGGATGCGTTTGGGGACGAGGCGACGTTCTTTAAGGAAGTCGAAGCGTTGGCGCGTGGTTGCGGGGTGTGGGGTGTGGTGAGCTGGGGGCTGCGCGCGCTGGAGGTGTTGGTCGGGCGTAAGGGGGCGTTTGAAGGTTTGGAGCGAGGGGGGGCGGTGGAGGCGTGGGCGCGCTTAAGCGCGGAGAGCGCGCGGGGATGCCTGACTGGCGAGGCGCCGGGGAGGTGGGGCGGGACGGTGGCGGCGGTGATGCCGGAGGTGGGATCGGTGCCGGCGATTTTGCTGCGGGCGGCCACGATGCTGGTGCTCGACCGGCCGGCGATGCGGCTGCGCGGCGCGCTCTATGCCACGTTGCTGGGGCCGCATGAGGCGGGGCGAGTGTTGAGCAAGGCGGGCCTTGGGAGGTGGCTGGGGCCGGGCTGA
- a CDS encoding polysaccharide deacetylase family protein, whose product MSARASVSVDLDALSCYRQIHGLPEQPVDARGDLTWRVGVDRLLSLFKEHDLRSTLFVVGRDLQHDAHRELAARAHHEGHELANHTYDHFYDLRRRSPDVIRTQLERCDDAVETTGAPRPVGFRTPGYNLSNPLLQTSRKLGHRYDASVFGCGPYWVAKAAVMAFRELRGEPSRSDRTDVRALRAPRSPYIPDLQHFWRRETSAPADPDSTYWEVPVAVLPAGSFPLIGTSLHLLDAPGLERLWPLIEASFPAYFDLEFHALDFIDADDIRDEPDADLLIARQPDLRIPWQKKRARYARTLSLMASKRTLAPMRELFATSKAGELFR is encoded by the coding sequence ATGAGCGCCCGCGCCTCGGTCTCGGTCGATCTCGACGCCCTCTCCTGCTACCGCCAGATCCACGGGCTGCCCGAGCAGCCCGTGGATGCGCGCGGCGATCTGACCTGGCGGGTCGGCGTCGATCGTCTTCTGAGTCTTTTCAAAGAGCACGATCTGCGGTCGACACTCTTTGTCGTCGGCCGAGATCTGCAACACGACGCCCACCGCGAGCTAGCGGCCCGCGCGCATCACGAGGGCCACGAGCTGGCCAACCACACCTACGATCACTTCTACGATCTTCGGCGGCGCTCCCCCGACGTCATCCGCACCCAGCTCGAGCGCTGCGATGACGCCGTGGAGACCACCGGCGCCCCGCGCCCGGTGGGTTTTCGCACGCCCGGTTACAACCTCAGCAACCCCCTGCTGCAGACCTCCCGGAAGCTCGGCCACCGCTACGACGCCTCGGTCTTTGGCTGCGGCCCCTACTGGGTGGCCAAAGCCGCGGTGATGGCCTTTCGCGAGCTGCGCGGTGAGCCCAGCCGCAGCGATCGCACCGATGTGCGCGCGCTACGCGCGCCCCGCTCTCCTTATATCCCCGACCTGCAACACTTCTGGCGACGCGAGACCTCCGCGCCCGCCGACCCCGATTCAACCTACTGGGAGGTTCCGGTGGCCGTGCTCCCCGCCGGCAGCTTCCCGCTGATCGGCACCAGCCTGCACCTCCTCGATGCCCCGGGACTTGAGCGCCTCTGGCCGCTGATCGAGGCCTCCTTCCCCGCCTACTTCGATCTGGAGTTTCACGCGCTCGACTTCATCGACGCCGACGACATCCGCGACGAGCCCGACGCCGACCTGCTCATCGCTCGCCAGCCCGACCTGCGCATCCCCTGGCAGAAAAAGCGCGCGCGCTACGCGCGCACCCTCTCTCTGATGGCATCAAAGCGCACTCTGGCGCCGATGCGTGAGCTCTTCGCCACCTCAAAAGCCGGCGAACTTTTCCGCTGA
- a CDS encoding serine/threonine-protein kinase: MLGRGGMGVVYLATDTRLNRQVAQKMLSEALRENPEARRLFLEEARAMATLTHPNLVAVHDVTSFDDRDVIITELVRGKNLDEILEANGPLELDRALEVGFQLANAVAFLHEQGIIHRDLKPANAILEPEGKLKLIDFGLARSVDHLMARGTAVRGTPAYMAPEQILGPQITDKTDVYQLGVTLYELLCKELPFEMTGSGLLAHINKPAIELCTRRAGIPDEFQRLVHRCILPEPDQRPTAAELAAELSSFCKTYCGHTLATPLGHRTRQRRDGRSLNKLRNLYDLPALFHSGTTRRPHSLHTRPPRRLQRPDRRPARAPEPALTHPHPGGPGRGHHHRAERGRLPHRPRLRHHLRARSHERSRRRFGRPG; this comes from the coding sequence ATCTTAGGCCGGGGCGGCATGGGCGTGGTCTACCTGGCCACCGACACGCGCCTCAACCGCCAGGTCGCCCAGAAGATGCTCAGCGAGGCGCTTCGCGAAAACCCCGAAGCCCGCCGCCTCTTCCTCGAAGAGGCCCGCGCCATGGCCACGCTCACCCACCCCAACCTGGTGGCCGTTCACGACGTCACCTCCTTCGACGATCGCGACGTCATCATCACCGAGCTCGTCCGCGGCAAAAACCTCGATGAGATCCTGGAGGCCAACGGTCCTCTGGAGCTCGACAGGGCCCTGGAGGTCGGCTTTCAGCTCGCCAACGCCGTGGCCTTCCTCCACGAGCAAGGCATCATCCACCGCGATCTCAAACCGGCCAACGCCATCCTGGAGCCCGAGGGCAAACTCAAGCTCATCGACTTCGGCCTGGCCCGCTCCGTCGATCACCTCATGGCCCGCGGCACCGCCGTGCGCGGCACCCCGGCCTACATGGCCCCCGAGCAGATCCTGGGCCCGCAGATCACCGACAAAACCGACGTCTACCAGCTCGGCGTCACCCTCTACGAGCTCCTCTGCAAAGAGCTTCCTTTCGAGATGACCGGCAGCGGGCTACTCGCCCACATCAACAAACCCGCCATCGAACTCTGCACCCGCCGCGCCGGGATCCCCGACGAATTTCAGCGCCTGGTACACCGCTGCATCCTCCCCGAGCCCGACCAGCGCCCCACCGCCGCCGAGTTGGCTGCAGAGCTCAGCAGCTTCTGCAAAACCTACTGCGGCCACACTCTGGCCACCCCCCTCGGGCACCGGACGCGTCAGCGGCGCGATGGCCGCAGCCTCAACAAGCTCCGCAACCTCTACGACCTCCCAGCCCTCTTCCACTCCGGCACCACGCGTCGGCCCCACAGCCTCCACACCCGACCTCCCCGCCGGCTCCAACGCCCCGACAGACGCCCCGCCCGAGCCCCAGAACCTGCGCTCACGCATCCTCATCCTGGCGGCCCTGGGCGTGGCCATCATCATCGCGCTGAGCGTGGCCGCCTTCCTCATCGCCCGCGACTCCGCCACCACCTCCGAGCCCGATCCCACGAGCGATCCCGTCGCCGCTTCGGCCGCCCCGGATGA
- a CDS encoding Ig-like domain-containing protein, with the protein MHVVRLHWTLWPVTSLLVVGVGLGCGAPDDTPGELQSPPTGTIVGQVTLDDSADASGVRVEVGAAHALTEADGSFSFTVATGNRLVVASLEGYEPQQQEVEVVEDEEVEVSLILSRVNAAPEILEFSAERDVLLPGESVMVEVDAVDANGDALSYAWEASEGFVVDAGDASGAAVSVMAPEGFGVSGELRVVVSDGRGGESSAALSLSTRTNAAPIILSMSADPASLAPGGESMVRVVAEDADEDALTVAFSAPEGWVLSVDENDPFAVQVSAPDQPSASAAVVAVVRDPFGAEATQELNLSTAANNGPRVRSLVAVPARVAPGATLELVASAVDADGWDEDLLYEWMLPEGWESDTIIGPTIEVVAPQVYGASARVELIVSDRYGVEDRAEIVVSTEANEGPRITSLIVTPPVAEPGELLEVEASASHRFEDAASLTYAWEAPEGWEVITASRPVGQPLLRAPQAEGVSGALTLTVTDAAGASTSAQTTVQTRTLGAPLITSINTDLSSLIPSSTTRLSVIASDPEGGDLSYAWSGPAGWQIDDASLRRPTITAPAGYQQSATFRVDVSNEAGKSARAEIIVSTMANPGPSIALASAQPDQVVRGGEIELSVDASHPHALELSYAWSVPAGWTLLTEGHPANSPHLQAPATSGESGQVVVTVSDSAGGEASYAIGVHTLRNQAPAIAELVVATSLVAPGDVVEASVVATDADADALTYSWSIPAGWTIIEGQDAASVRVQTPEQYDVFEQLTVTVSDGQAQSSASATIGTRSNRAPQVNAFYADRIIAQAGESIALTIDAEDPDGDDFMVVWESSDPNFLVGTTAPGQGMVQTSSVRDASSLITARLEDAHGATTSVSLRVSTYPNRAPQIVQVRAPASILPGEPAEVQLSIEDADGDATSVAWSVDHAAASLSPSGDAATLSALNIGEAYTATISYEVSDGQGALSTGSVAIQVREGGQPAAFSFVDASVPADAEITSDAVVAAGFEGRVVATVSGPCGLLVDGGPATSSALVEAGQSLQLYYPGGPVGAVSCQLSLAATSASWDLTIFEPLPLVFDTCNTSGRFGPEQAACDTTYADANIYAPRSVTVAAGMQRWSVPTSGTYRIEALGAASGGANADHQSRGARIQAEFELEAGEELVIAVGQMGGIASSGYEWGGGGGTFVVLNDEPLLVAGGGGSPGGCSVYTGGNALGIGGQTTPEGSAGNGGGPAGGTNGNGGAATTNSYPGGAGGGFYSHGQSGTRTFTGGCSPSVTASAGVEYLPLELDPDRTQGGGSFVSGAFGARGCYTPENGFGGFGGGGGAGGCGGAGGGGYSGGGGGTSDNYGGGGGGSFSAGASTVSEAAFNLGHGKVSIERVN; encoded by the coding sequence ATGCACGTCGTACGCCTGCATTGGACATTGTGGCCGGTCACGAGCTTGCTCGTCGTCGGCGTTGGCCTGGGGTGCGGAGCCCCGGATGACACCCCTGGCGAGTTGCAGTCGCCGCCGACCGGTACCATCGTCGGGCAGGTCACGCTGGACGACAGCGCCGACGCCTCCGGGGTGCGCGTGGAGGTGGGCGCAGCGCACGCGCTCACCGAAGCCGACGGCAGCTTCAGCTTCACCGTGGCCACCGGCAACCGCCTGGTCGTGGCGTCGCTGGAGGGTTATGAGCCGCAGCAGCAGGAGGTCGAGGTCGTCGAAGATGAGGAGGTCGAGGTCAGCCTGATCCTCTCGCGCGTCAACGCCGCGCCCGAGATCCTCGAGTTCAGCGCCGAGCGCGACGTGCTCCTCCCCGGGGAGTCGGTGATGGTGGAGGTCGACGCCGTCGACGCCAACGGCGACGCGCTCAGCTACGCCTGGGAAGCCTCCGAAGGCTTTGTGGTCGACGCCGGCGATGCCTCCGGCGCGGCGGTGAGCGTGATGGCCCCGGAGGGCTTTGGCGTCAGCGGCGAACTTCGCGTGGTGGTCAGCGACGGGCGCGGCGGTGAGTCGAGCGCGGCGCTGAGTTTGAGCACGCGCACCAACGCCGCCCCAATCATTTTGAGCATGTCGGCCGATCCCGCCTCACTGGCCCCCGGCGGCGAGTCGATGGTGCGCGTGGTGGCCGAAGACGCGGATGAGGACGCTCTGACGGTGGCCTTCAGCGCCCCCGAAGGCTGGGTGCTGAGCGTCGACGAGAACGATCCTTTTGCCGTGCAGGTCAGCGCCCCGGACCAGCCCTCGGCCAGCGCGGCGGTGGTGGCCGTGGTCCGCGATCCTTTCGGCGCTGAAGCCACGCAAGAACTTAACCTGAGCACCGCTGCCAACAACGGCCCGCGGGTGCGCAGCCTGGTCGCCGTGCCCGCGCGTGTGGCCCCCGGCGCCACCCTGGAGCTCGTCGCCAGCGCAGTCGACGCCGATGGCTGGGATGAAGACCTCCTCTACGAATGGATGCTCCCCGAAGGCTGGGAGAGCGACACCATCATCGGCCCCACCATCGAGGTGGTTGCCCCGCAGGTCTACGGCGCCTCGGCGCGCGTGGAGCTGATTGTGAGCGACCGCTACGGCGTCGAAGATCGCGCCGAGATCGTGGTGAGCACCGAGGCCAATGAAGGCCCGCGCATCACCTCGCTCATCGTCACCCCACCGGTGGCCGAGCCGGGCGAACTTCTGGAGGTTGAGGCCAGCGCGTCGCACCGCTTCGAAGACGCCGCCTCCTTGACCTACGCCTGGGAGGCCCCCGAAGGTTGGGAGGTCATCACGGCCAGCCGCCCCGTCGGCCAACCTCTCTTGCGTGCACCGCAGGCCGAAGGCGTCAGCGGCGCGCTCACCCTCACCGTCACCGACGCCGCTGGCGCCAGCACCAGCGCTCAGACCACCGTGCAGACCCGCACCCTGGGAGCTCCGCTGATCACCTCCATCAACACCGATCTCTCCAGCCTCATCCCCTCCTCCACCACTCGCCTCTCCGTCATCGCCAGCGACCCGGAAGGCGGTGACTTGAGCTACGCCTGGAGCGGCCCGGCGGGTTGGCAGATCGACGACGCGAGCCTGCGCCGCCCCACCATCACCGCGCCGGCTGGCTACCAGCAGTCGGCGACCTTCCGCGTGGATGTGAGCAATGAGGCCGGCAAGAGCGCGCGCGCCGAGATCATCGTATCGACCATGGCCAACCCCGGCCCGAGCATCGCGCTGGCCTCGGCCCAGCCCGACCAGGTGGTGCGCGGCGGGGAGATCGAACTTTCGGTCGACGCCTCCCACCCCCACGCCCTGGAGCTGAGCTACGCCTGGTCGGTACCCGCCGGCTGGACCCTCTTAACCGAAGGCCACCCGGCCAACTCGCCGCACCTGCAAGCCCCGGCGACCTCTGGCGAGTCGGGCCAGGTGGTGGTCACGGTAAGCGACAGCGCCGGCGGCGAAGCGTCGTATGCCATCGGCGTGCACACGCTGCGCAACCAGGCCCCGGCCATCGCCGAGCTCGTCGTCGCGACCTCACTCGTCGCCCCGGGAGATGTTGTGGAAGCCTCCGTGGTCGCCACCGACGCCGACGCTGACGCGCTGACCTACAGCTGGAGCATCCCCGCAGGCTGGACGATCATCGAGGGCCAGGACGCCGCGTCGGTGCGCGTGCAAACCCCCGAGCAGTACGACGTCTTTGAGCAGCTCACCGTCACCGTCTCCGACGGTCAGGCGCAGAGCTCGGCCAGCGCCACCATCGGCACCCGCTCCAACCGCGCCCCGCAGGTCAACGCCTTCTACGCCGACCGCATCATCGCGCAGGCCGGCGAGTCGATTGCGCTGACCATTGACGCCGAAGATCCCGACGGCGACGACTTCATGGTCGTCTGGGAGAGCAGCGATCCGAACTTCCTGGTCGGCACCACCGCGCCGGGCCAGGGAATGGTGCAGACCTCGTCGGTGCGCGACGCCTCAAGCCTCATCACCGCGCGCCTGGAAGATGCGCACGGCGCGACCACCTCGGTGAGCCTGCGTGTGTCCACCTACCCCAACCGCGCCCCGCAGATCGTGCAGGTGCGCGCCCCGGCCTCCATCCTCCCCGGCGAGCCGGCCGAGGTGCAGCTGAGCATCGAAGACGCCGACGGCGACGCCACCTCGGTGGCCTGGTCGGTCGACCACGCCGCCGCCTCACTGAGCCCCTCCGGCGACGCGGCCACCTTAAGCGCGCTCAACATCGGCGAAGCCTACACCGCCACGATCAGCTATGAGGTCAGCGACGGTCAGGGCGCGCTGAGCACGGGTTCTGTGGCCATCCAGGTGCGCGAGGGCGGCCAGCCCGCGGCCTTCAGCTTCGTTGACGCCAGCGTGCCAGCCGACGCCGAGATCACCTCCGACGCCGTGGTCGCCGCGGGCTTTGAGGGCCGGGTCGTCGCCACGGTCAGCGGCCCCTGCGGGCTGCTCGTCGACGGCGGCCCGGCCACCTCCAGCGCTCTGGTTGAAGCCGGGCAGTCGCTTCAGCTTTATTACCCCGGCGGCCCGGTCGGCGCCGTCAGCTGCCAGCTGAGCCTGGCCGCGACCAGCGCCTCCTGGGACCTCACCATCTTTGAACCCCTGCCGCTGGTCTTCGACACCTGCAACACCTCCGGGCGTTTTGGCCCCGAGCAGGCCGCCTGCGACACGACCTACGCCGACGCCAACATCTACGCCCCGCGCAGCGTCACGGTGGCCGCCGGCATGCAGCGCTGGAGCGTGCCCACCTCCGGCACCTACCGCATCGAAGCACTGGGCGCGGCCAGCGGCGGCGCCAACGCCGACCACCAGAGCCGCGGCGCCCGCATCCAGGCCGAGTTTGAGCTGGAGGCTGGCGAAGAGCTCGTCATTGCCGTCGGCCAGATGGGCGGCATCGCCTCGTCGGGCTACGAATGGGGCGGGGGCGGCGGCACCTTCGTCGTGCTCAACGATGAGCCGCTGCTCGTCGCCGGCGGCGGCGGAAGCCCGGGAGGTTGCAGCGTGTATACCGGGGGCAACGCGCTTGGCATCGGCGGCCAGACCACCCCGGAGGGCAGCGCCGGCAACGGCGGCGGCCCGGCCGGCGGCACCAACGGAAACGGCGGCGCAGCCACCACCAACAGCTACCCCGGCGGCGCCGGCGGCGGCTTCTACTCCCACGGCCAGAGCGGCACACGCACCTTCACCGGCGGCTGCTCGCCCAGCGTCACCGCCTCGGCCGGCGTGGAGTATCTGCCCCTTGAACTCGACCCTGACCGCACCCAGGGCGGCGGAAGCTTCGTGAGCGGCGCCTTCGGCGCGCGCGGCTGCTACACCCCTGAAAACGGCTTCGGCGGCTTCGGCGGGGGCGGCGGTGCCGGCGGTTGCGGCGGCGCCGGCGGCGGGGGCTACTCCGGCGGGGGCGGCGGCACCAGCGACAACTACGGCGGCGGGGGCGGCGGCTCGTTCAGCGCCGGCGCATCTACCGTGAGTGAGGCCGCGTTCAACCTCGGCCACGGCAAGGTCTCCATCGAGCGCGTCAACTAA
- a CDS encoding EamA family transporter, with protein MSSAFTLGFVLALASASCWAVLDISRKKLGVKMSATGAVAGLMLLHLVYINPVLLAGSLTQVEGALGESLLAGYPQVPLAYLLPTSVSVLMNLAANFLFLRAVQISPLSLTTPYLAFTPVFTAITGLIFLGQVPSGYGWAGIAIVCVGAFFMNPGNKEDGPLAPLKALWTERGSAFMLIVAMIWSITPILDKSAADMTSPIWHTMVLAGGVGTIFALSRRVRDGSFGPLITEFKSTPRWLALGGFFAVGAMAFQLSAYAFIDVAYVETVKRAVGVSAAIAAGYFFFGERNITRRLVGAAVMCVGVAMILMAG; from the coding sequence ATGTCGAGCGCGTTTACCCTCGGGTTTGTGCTGGCGCTGGCCTCAGCGAGCTGCTGGGCGGTGCTGGATATCTCCCGCAAGAAGCTGGGCGTGAAGATGAGCGCCACCGGCGCCGTCGCCGGCCTGATGCTTTTGCACCTGGTCTACATCAACCCCGTGCTACTCGCCGGCAGCCTCACCCAGGTGGAGGGGGCGCTCGGGGAGTCGTTGCTGGCGGGGTATCCGCAGGTGCCGCTCGCGTATCTGCTGCCGACCTCGGTGTCGGTGCTGATGAACCTGGCGGCGAACTTTTTGTTTTTGCGCGCGGTGCAGATCTCTCCCTTAAGCCTGACGACGCCTTATCTGGCGTTTACACCGGTGTTTACGGCGATCACCGGCCTGATCTTTCTGGGGCAGGTGCCCTCGGGTTACGGCTGGGCGGGAATCGCGATCGTGTGTGTGGGCGCCTTCTTTATGAACCCGGGCAACAAAGAAGACGGCCCGCTGGCGCCCTTAAAGGCCCTGTGGACCGAGCGGGGCAGCGCCTTCATGCTGATCGTGGCGATGATCTGGAGCATCACCCCGATCCTCGATAAGAGCGCGGCCGATATGACCAGCCCCATCTGGCATACGATGGTGCTGGCCGGCGGGGTGGGCACGATCTTCGCGCTGAGCCGGCGCGTGCGCGACGGGAGCTTTGGTCCGCTGATCACCGAGTTTAAGTCCACGCCGCGCTGGCTGGCCCTGGGGGGCTTCTTCGCCGTGGGCGCGATGGCCTTTCAGCTGAGCGCCTACGCCTTTATCGACGTGGCCTATGTGGAGACGGTCAAACGCGCGGTGGGGGTGAGTGCGGCGATCGCCGCCGGATACTTCTTCTTTGGCGAGCGCAATATCACGCGTCGGCTGGTGGGCGCGGCGGTGATGTGTGTGGGTGTGGCGATGATCTTGATGGCGGGATGA
- a CDS encoding glycosyltransferase, with protein sequence MSNSQATDVELSIVIPIYNEELILESSVEELTANIAADPRLNSRTYELILSENGSSDNTVALAKSLQERFPQLRILHSDEPNYGLAMRRGIMEAHGEIVLCDEIDLCDTDFYARALEKIEGEGYDLIVGSKALDRSMDHRPAFRRLATRVLNGLFRVFLGFHGTDTHGLKAFRRQRLLDVIDRCVVDRDLFASEFVIRAERMNFRMTEIPVHIVEKRQPSIHLVRRVPNVLKNLGRLVWVIRVTNR encoded by the coding sequence ATGTCGAACTCGCAAGCCACCGATGTTGAGCTCTCCATTGTCATCCCCATCTACAACGAGGAGCTCATCCTGGAGTCCTCCGTCGAGGAGCTCACCGCCAACATCGCCGCCGATCCTCGCCTCAACTCCCGCACCTACGAGCTGATCTTAAGCGAGAACGGCTCGTCGGATAACACCGTCGCCCTGGCCAAATCACTCCAGGAGCGCTTTCCGCAGCTGCGCATCCTCCACAGCGACGAGCCCAACTACGGCCTGGCCATGCGCCGCGGCATCATGGAAGCCCACGGTGAGATCGTGCTCTGCGACGAGATCGATCTCTGCGACACCGACTTCTACGCCCGCGCGCTGGAGAAGATCGAAGGTGAAGGCTACGACCTGATCGTCGGCAGCAAGGCGCTGGATCGCTCCATGGATCACCGCCCGGCCTTCCGCCGCCTGGCCACCCGCGTGCTCAACGGCCTCTTCCGCGTCTTTCTGGGCTTCCACGGCACCGACACCCACGGGCTCAAAGCCTTCCGCCGCCAGCGCCTGCTCGATGTGATCGACCGCTGCGTGGTCGACCGCGACCTCTTCGCCAGCGAGTTTGTGATTCGCGCCGAGCGCATGAACTTCCGCATGACCGAGATCCCGGTGCACATCGTCGAGAAGCGCCAGCCCTCCATCCACCTGGTGCGCCGCGTGCCCAACGTGCTCAAGAACCTGGGCCGCCTGGTCTGGGTGATCCGCGTCACCAACCGATGA
- a CDS encoding regulatory protein RecX: MKSEPKEHTREDVEAAAYRFLARRDHACGELRQKLGRYDFEEALVEEVLSELVDRGYLDDERFAETQGQALARKGWGPAQIAHRLRQRGVDSVHIDAVLDLVEAETSWTVRASEYLRGKFGAPGQLDERTQRRAFRHMVYRGYAPGVVRRLLFDA, encoded by the coding sequence TTGAAATCAGAACCGAAAGAGCACACGCGCGAGGATGTGGAGGCGGCAGCTTACCGTTTTCTGGCGCGCCGCGATCATGCCTGCGGGGAGCTTCGCCAGAAGTTGGGTCGCTACGACTTTGAGGAGGCGCTGGTCGAAGAGGTGCTCTCGGAGCTTGTGGATCGGGGTTACCTCGATGATGAGCGTTTTGCCGAGACCCAGGGGCAGGCGCTGGCGCGTAAGGGCTGGGGGCCGGCGCAGATCGCCCATCGCCTGCGCCAGCGCGGGGTGGATTCGGTGCATATCGACGCGGTGCTCGACCTGGTGGAGGCCGAGACGAGCTGGACGGTGCGGGCCTCGGAGTATTTGCGCGGGAAGTTTGGGGCGCCCGGGCAGTTGGATGAACGCACGCAGCGGCGCGCCTTTCGCCATATGGTCTACCGCGGCTATGCGCCCGGAGTGGTGCGGCGGCTGCTTTTTGACGCTTGA